From the Anguilla anguilla isolate fAngAng1 chromosome 6, fAngAng1.pri, whole genome shotgun sequence genome, one window contains:
- the rpl7l1 gene encoding 60S ribosomal protein L7-like 1 produces the protein MRHKLVSKVKMAESEAKKVIKLVPENLLKKRKAYQAIKATQAKLALLEKRKVQKGRPLKFKRLEEFLRNSKRKHRDETRLRRNAHRPPPALPPAKNRLAFAVRIREIKGVSLKVMKVIQMLRLRKIFSGSFVRINKCSMEMLRTVEPYVAWGFPNLKSVRELILKRGQAKINKRKVPLTDNAVIEQHLGKHGIICLEDLIHEIYSVGKNFRVANNFLWPFPLSVARHASRDKAGLLREIGEPGARGADINRVVRQLN, from the exons ATGCGACATAAACTCGTCTCGAAGGTAAAGATGGCAGAGTCTGA GGCGAAGAAGGTGATCAAGCTGGTTCCAGAAAATCTCTTGAAGAAGAGGAAGGCGTATCAAGCTATCAAAGCCACACAGGCCAAGCTAGCTTtacttgaaaaaagaaaa gtACAGAAAGGCCGACCTTTGAAGTTCAAGCGTTTGGAAGAGTTCCTGAGAAACAGCAAGCGGAAACACCGCGATGAGACGCGCTTGAGGAGAAATGCCCACAGGCCACCGCCGGCACTGCCGCCCGCCAAGAACCGCCTGGCCTTCGCCGTCCGAATCCGGGA GATCAAAGGCGTCAGCCTCAAGGTCATGAAGGTCATTCAGATGCTGCGACTGCGGAAGATCTTCAGCGGATCCTTCGTCAGGATCAACAAGTGCTCCATGGAAATGCTGAGGACTGTGGAGCCGTACGTGGCCTGGGG GTTCCCAAATCTAAAGTCAGTGCGTGAGCTGATCCTCAAGAGAGGACAGGCTAAGATTAACAAGCGGAAGGTTCCTCTAACTGACAACGCTGTCATTGAACAGCACTTGG GTAAGCACGGGATTATCTGCCTGGAAGACTTGATCCATGAAATCTACTCCGTCGGGAAGAACTTCCGCGTGGCCAACAACTTCCTGTGGCCGTTCCCGCTGTCGGTGGCCCGACACGCGTCGAGGGACAAGGCCGGGTTGCTACGGGAGATCGGCGAGCCTGGCGCCAGAGGTGCAGACATCAACAGAGTCGTCAGGCAGCTCAACTGA